From one Thalassoroseus pseudoceratinae genomic stretch:
- a CDS encoding ion transporter, protein MDVSARRRPQAYQIFMLGLCFYVLAALAAEACFELEPETRTILHYADNVICIAFLLDFSYNLYVAESKLEYMKWGWIDLLSSIPTIDWLRWGRTARIVRALRLLRAVRGTRLIAVHILKRRAEGAFSAAALVSILLIIFSSIAILHVETVEGSNIETPEQALWWAFVTMTTVGYGDFYPVTTAGRIIAVGLMVAGVGLFGTFTGFVGSWFIVPEAEEQEHELATLHAEIAVIREQLDQLLARMPATQPPSDGDPPVADPPS, encoded by the coding sequence ATGGATGTTTCCGCCCGCCGTCGACCACAGGCCTATCAGATTTTCATGCTGGGGCTGTGTTTTTACGTCTTGGCGGCGCTTGCGGCGGAGGCTTGTTTTGAGCTTGAGCCGGAAACGCGGACGATTTTGCACTACGCGGATAACGTCATCTGCATCGCGTTCCTACTCGACTTCTCCTACAACCTCTACGTGGCTGAGTCGAAGCTGGAATACATGAAGTGGGGCTGGATTGATCTGCTTTCCAGCATTCCGACAATCGATTGGTTGCGTTGGGGGCGAACCGCTCGGATTGTACGAGCGTTACGATTGCTCCGTGCCGTCCGCGGGACACGGTTGATTGCCGTTCACATTCTTAAGCGTCGAGCCGAAGGGGCTTTCAGTGCAGCGGCGTTGGTCTCGATTCTGCTGATCATCTTCTCCAGCATCGCGATTCTCCACGTGGAGACCGTCGAGGGTTCCAATATCGAAACGCCGGAACAAGCGCTGTGGTGGGCGTTTGTCACCATGACCACCGTCGGATACGGAGACTTCTATCCCGTCACGACGGCGGGGCGAATCATTGCGGTTGGTTTGATGGTAGCCGGTGTCGGGCTGTTCGGGACATTCACCGGTTTCGTCGGGTCTTGGTTTATCGTGCCCGAAGCCGAGGAACAGGAACACGAACTCGCCACCCTTCACGCGGAGATCGCGGTCATTCGCGAACAACTCGATCAACTGC